In Emys orbicularis isolate rEmyOrb1 chromosome 12, rEmyOrb1.hap1, whole genome shotgun sequence, one genomic interval encodes:
- the SPATA2 gene encoding spermatogenesis-associated protein 2, translated as MDTKYKDDLFKKYVQFHESKLNASDNKQRPVNDEYLRVAASALLCLPKIDPFYRFRLIKFYEMAENSLRSLKSSNLRSLHTAFAMLEMIGINLFLYPWKKEFKTIKTYTGPFVYYVKSTLPEEDVRQILNYMGYVQELGTMYKLKELVDAFQVKMVSFELFLAKIECEQLLEIHLQVKDKGYLELDVVNERKNSNEDVRGCSEAMKRRTECKENLNTSMARMVLQKSASERASKVYFKPKVSKPSKSVDTYDSYWENKKPPLMTSLSLRKEPILVDTEDDIKDEIIRPSPSLLTMSSSPHGCSDEFLPISSHPNGMLRTNVPYNSYFSAQEDLDLYTDPDSRSVLNFKRQDVSKPDVWLIRNDANPIYHKRTHLAKETTSLKCQNCGITCGASVCQKCDNLLIYRQEYPAVKQSSYSIKTIPNDSLSPGSALREKSPYALQTQSQERAAQLSSKSKPSGTLRCGFCNRSGAANTCTFCSKVSCDACLNAYYYDPCCRKSELHRFLPNNQLNYKSTQLPHLVYR; from the exons ATGGATACGAAATATAAAGACGATTTATTTAAGAAGTATGTACAGTTCCATGAATCCAAATTGAATGCTTCTGACAACAAACAGCGCCCTGTTAATGATGAATATCTGCGAGTGGCAGCATCAGCCTTACTCTGCCTTCCCAAGATTGATCCCTTTTATAGATTCCGGTTGATTAAATTTTATGAGATGGCTGAAAATTCACTAAGATCCCTGAAATCCTCAAATTTACGTTCTCTCCATACTGCATTCGCTATGCTGGAGATGATAGGAATTAATCTCTTTCTTTACCCTTGGAAGAAGGAATTCAAAACTATAAAG ACCTACACGGGACCTTTTGTTTATTATGTAAAGTCCACACTACCTGAGGAGGATGTAAGACAGATTCTGAACTACATGGGGTATGTCCAAGAACTGGGAACCATGTATAAGCTCAAAGAGCTGGTTGATGCCTTCCAAGTGAAAATGGTTTCATTTGAACTCTTTTTGGCAAAAATAGAGTGTGAACAACTGCTTGAAATTCACTTGCAAGTGAAGGATAAAGGTTATTTGGAGCTTGATGTTGTAAATGAGCGaaaaaatagcaatgaagatgTTAGAGGCTGCTCAGAAGCTATGAAACGGCGCACAGAATGCAAAGAAAACTTGAACACTTCTATGGCACGCATGGTTCTTCAGAAATCTGCTAGTGAAAGAGCCTCTAAAGTTTACTTCAAGCCAAAAGTAAGCAAGCCTTCTAAATCCGTGGATACATATGACAGCTATTGGGAAAACAAGAAACCACCATTGATGACTTCGTTGAGTCTCAGAAAAGAACCAATTTTGGTTGATACAGAAGATGACATTAAAGATGAAATAATACGTCCATCACCATCTCTTCTTACTATGTCAAGCTCTCCACATGGGTGTTCAGATGAATTTCTGCCAATTTCATCCCATCCCAATGGCATGTTGAGAACAAATGTCCCCTACAACTCCTATTTTTCTGCTCAAGAAGACTTAGACTTATATACCGATCCTGATTCTAGAAGTGTGTTAAATTTTAAAAGACAAGACGTTAGTAAACCTGATGTATGGCTAATAAGAAATGATGCCAATCCTATTTACCACAAACGTACGCATCTAGCCAAAGAGACAACttccctgaagtgccagaattgTGGCATAACTTGCGGCGCTTCTGTTTGCCAAAAGTGTGACAATCTGCTCATCTATAGGCAGGAATATCCAGCAGTGAAACAGAGCAGTTATTCAATCAAAACAATTCCAAATGATAGCTTGTCTCCTGGCTCTGCTTTAAGAGAGAAATCTCCGTATGCATTACAGACTCAGAGTCAAGAGCGAGCTGCTCAGCTCAGTTCAAAATCCAAGCCTTCAGGCACCCTGCGCTGTGGCTTCTGTAACCGATCTGGAGCTGCAAACACATGCACGTTCTGTTCAAAAGTCTCATGTGATGCTTGCCTCAATGCTTACTATTATGATCCCTGCTGTAGAAAGAGTGAGCTACACAGATTCCTGCCTAACAATCAATTAAACTATAAATCAACCCAGCTGCCCCATCTTGTTTATAGATAG